Sequence from the Suncus etruscus isolate mSunEtr1 chromosome 1, mSunEtr1.pri.cur, whole genome shotgun sequence genome:
AACAATTTCTCTAGCATGTCAAGTGTCACCATGTAAAGCCCTACTTCTGCATTAGTCTTAGTGCCAAAGACAAGAGGAGACAAGCATTCTCAGCCCCATTTTCCAGGTTCATTGACTTTCAGAGAGTACATGGTCTTAGGGAAAAGGCAGGATTTGAGGCAGCATAGCACAATGGCTCACCCCATGCTTCTCTTCAGCAGGACAGCTCTCAGCATGGTTGCAGTAGCAGGGGAAGTGCCCGTCCTCTGGGTCTCATTCAGGACCCTGAGCCCTTTGATTCACTGCTTTTATCTCTAACTGGTAGTGATCTGATATGCAGACAGCTCCACATTAAATCCCAGACACCTCAtgaaaccctgagtactgccagctgtgGTTCTGGTTCTGGTGACTCCCAACCACCATCAAGGGAGCTCTGGTGGTCTCTGGCACCACTAAGCTTGAGTAGTACCACATCACAGAGCTCAAGCACCGAGTTGTCTGGAACAGAGTTGGGCCAAGTATCACTGGAAGTGACTCTAGCCCTCTGTACAATGCTTGAGAGCCCCCCGCTCCAATGCCATGGCCAAAGAGATGACTCAATGAGCTGGAATGTATGCTTGGCTTGCTAGATGCCCAGCACTACATGAGATGGAGgtgggatgctggagaaatagtacagcaggtagggctttgtaTGTGATTGAACTGGGTCTAATCCCTGTCATCTCATGTTGTCCCAcaagtccaccaggagtcatttctgagtgcagaaccatgaataagcccttagcacacttaaaaaattttaaaataaaatctagtcaACTCTGCCTCCCATGAGGCAAAACAAGCCCAGAGCTGGGCCAATGTCTTGGCAACTCCTGTCATCTTCCCAGAATTCCAACTTCCACTTAATGCTGGCGGTTCATCAGAGGTAATATCAAAGGAAGACTCGCGTGGCCCTCACCAGCCTACAGCCCAATACGAAATAGAACATGCTTGTCTAGCCCCTCCCAACCTCCCTTCCCTCAGCAGATCTTCCATAGTGAGTACAATGGTCTGAAACAGTGCCAAGGGTGCTTTATTGGGCTGGGAGCAGGAGGACGGATAGCCAGGAGAGTAGGATTATGCTCCTACTGGTGGCCAGGGGCTGGACAGTCCAGCCAAAATTGGTCAATGGAGCGAGGGTAAGGAGGAGTCACGGTGTCCACTTGCTTTGTGCGAAGATTGGCCCGGTAGTATTTGTCTGGAAGAGATCAGGAGAGGGCAGATGAGGTCAGGCTCTGCCCATTCATGCCCAAGAGAAAAGATTTGATCTCTGGGCAGGGGAAGTAGGGTGAACACTACCACTGATGTTGGGCCCCGTAGGAAGACTTGCCCTGACGGAGAGCCACAGGGACCCTACCTCCTGAGAAGAAGTAGATGCTCTGGATGGGCTCACAAGAGGTTGACACCAGCCAGTCTATGCTGCTATAGTCCCCGTAGTCCCCGTAGTTGAAGGTTTCCAGGTCACTCTCCTCACTGGAGGGCCAGGACAGCCAGAACCGAGATAGAATTGAGCGGGACTTGCGCTGGCCTTTCTGGTTGCGGCTTCGGTGTGATCGGTAGCGTTTCCGGTTGCGCTTCTTCTTCCATTTGGGCTTCTTGGGCAAGGAGCGAGGAGTCAAGCCTGAGATGTAGATGCGCCCTGCCATAGCCGCATCCACCTGCTCAGGCAAACCTCGCCAGCCCTCGCTGATGAGCATGGGCTCTCCAGCACCACCTGTGGCAGGGAGAGGGTTAATGAGGGGTCTGAGGGGGCCTGGGCCATGCCTCTAGCAGACATAAGAGTGAATGAAGCCCAGATAACTAGGGCAGAACCCAGCACCCACTCCTCCCTCCTGTTCCTAGGCCTTATTTGCCCCTCTACCCAAGCCCTTCCTGTGGGCACATCCACAGCCCCCCTCTGCAGGCAAAGTCCATCTGGGCAGTGGGGGCATCGTCCTCACCAAAGTCAACAGAAGCAAAGTCTGACCTGAGTAAATAGCCTTTGATTGGTAGCTCCATGACCACAACCCCCTTTGGCCAGCCCAGCTCTCTGCCTCCCAGCCAGAAATGGAGATTCCAGTTCTCTCCAGGGGACTCTTCCCCTACCCTCCATACCAGGGGAATGGCCCCAGAAGAGACGCTCGAAGATGGTATCCCATCTGTCCCGCTGCATCTGGGCAAAGTATGTGAACACGGCCGACTGGGAGCTGTCTTCACAATCCTCCTGTGTGGGCTGCTGCTGGAACTCGTACTCCCAGTATTGTTTCCCTAGGGGCCAGCATCTGCCATCAGTGGGGTGGGCCTGAGCCTGCCTGAGAAGCCCAGAGGCCTGGGAATTTGGGCTCTTCTAGCGGCAGGATAGACAGGATCTGAAACCTTCccccttgtgttttgttttgtttgtttgaggacttatggtggtgctcaaggcctactcctggctctatgctcaagaatcactcctggaagtgctctagGGACTATgtgggtatcagggatcaaatcctggtcggctgcatgtcaggcaagcaccttaactatttttctatctctctaaTTGTGCCTATCCTCCTTAGAGTATGGAAGCAAACAGTTCTGTTGCCTGCTTGTTTCCCTCACACCCACCCCTGCCCCACACTCCCTACAAGTACCCTTGAAGAAGTAGGCCTTCTCCTGGCCAGTGTAACTATGAGCTGGGAGAGCCAAAGCTGCATCCACGTCATCCGGAATGCCACTGAAGCCCTCTGATATATCACGGGGGTAATCTGGGTCCAGGACACCATCCTCAAAGCGCCAGTACTCACTACCCTAAGCAGAAGGACGAGGAGAGGGATGAGAAGGTGACTGGGCACAAAGGCAGCCAGTCTGTTGCCCCAGGTAGCCGCCTTCAACTCCAGATCTGCAGCTCAGACTTCCCCATCCTCAGGGAGCCCCAGGTAGGCATCACTGGCTGATCCAACCTTCACACCCACGCAGGCTCAACAACCCTCAGCCCTAACCCCGTCCCTGGACCTGGCACCTTGAAGAGGTAGGTCTTTCCCTGACAGTTGACGCGAGTAAAGGCAGCATCAATGGGGCCCTCAATGCCCCAGACATCTCGGATGAGCTTCGGGTACCCCGGCCTCACTGTTGTTTCATCCAGTTCATAGCAGTATTTCCCTAGATTTTGGGAAGGCTTAGTGAAGAAGGGGATGCACCTGGAGTCAActcctcctgccccccccccccccagaagtgCCCCTGGCATCACCTCGGAAAGCGAAGATGGAACCATTTTTGAGCTCGGTGAAGGCGTCAAAGGGTTTGCCACTGCAGAGCTCTTCCTCAGTTAGGGGCCTCACAGTATCTTGAGTGGTTCCAAGCCCATGACCTGCCTCCTCAGGCCCTGAAGTCACCTGTGAAGGCTCGAAGGCCTCTTCCTCAGGATTTAGAGTAGGCTCTCCTGTAATCCTTTCTGGCTGGCTCTGAGATGTGGGGCTCAGCCTGTCACTCTCAGGTTGTGTATGGGTGCTGCTGATATTGTCTGAGGTTTCATAGTCATAAGTGCTATACTCATCTTCTGGCAGAGTGAACACATCCCCACGTGTCACTGCAGACAGAAGCGCATAGTGGTGAGTCTCCAGTCAGAGAGGGGACTCCTCCAGGCCCACCTAGTCTCTGGGAAACGTACCTTGGGGTTTACACTCAGCGATGTAGTCCGCACAGCAGCTCTGGTAGTAAGAACAAAGCTCATCACACTGGCACTTTCTGTCTTTGTTGAAGCCTTCAATGCAGCGACCCTTGCACGAATCTGTGACGAAAGGAGTGTCTGTGAGAACACCCAAACCCAGGCTACCCTCACAACTCCCTGCATGGACCCAGAGCATTCACCAATAGCCTCCCACACCTTGGTCAGCCAGAACAACCCCTGCCAGCAAGGCCAGCACCAGAAGAGCCCTGGTGGTGGCCATGGCAGGCCCTTCAGTTGAGAGCCTCCTTCAGAAGGCTTTGTGCTCTGAAGTCTCTGCTTCAACCCctgagaaggaagagggagggacaCCAAAAAGTGGAGCGGCTTTTCTACTGTTCTGTTTGCTCAACCTCTGGCACATTCCAGGAACATGAGGGAGCTGCAGATAAATCCTGGGCCAAGCTCAGGGTCATCTGAAACAGGGACTAGTACAGTGGATTTGGCCGACAGAAAGAAGGCccattcttccctcctcccctctgtcTGTGAGACCTGTAGATAATGGCCGTTTTCCCTTTTCGGTAAAATAATACCAACAGTCCCTGCCTTGGGGGGTACTGGGAGATTACATGGGTTCAAATAACCAAATGGCCAGTGCCTGGAGTAGCATTCTGACTTCATTCTCTGGAAATTATATTGATTGATGACCTGTTTGGTCAAGGTCATCTCTGGTGGGAAGCTAAGTCACTCAATGTGTGTTTAGGACAGTGGAGGATGgggatggtaaaaaaaaataaaagtctgggacagatttttatcattaaaaaacagagttttcccggagagatagcacagcgtcgtttgccttgcaagcagctgatccaggaccaaaggtggttggtttgaatcccggtgtcccatatggtcccccgtgcctgccaggagctatttctgagcagacagccaggagtaacccctgagcaccaccgggtgtggcccaaaaacaacaacaacaacaacaacaacaaaacagagttTTACTTCCAGACGTTTTTATCTTGGGTTCACTGAGTTCTTAGTGCAGACTGGGTAGGTGTTGAATATTTGGACTGactttgatttcttcttcttcttcttcttcttcttcttcttcttcttcttcttcttcttattttttattattattattattattattattattattattattattattattatttgttttttgggccacatctggtgactctcagggattactcctggctatgcactcagaaatctctcttggcttgggggaacatatgggatgcggggagggaggggatcgaaccgtgatccgtcctaggttagcgcatgcaaggcaaacgccctatgcctgttgctccggcccctgattttgatTTCTGAGTTATCCTCAGATTATTCAATTCTGAAAAGGTCACTCCTTGTCCTCATCCTTCATTTCCCCATCAGTAACACCAGGTCTGGCCTGTAAAGAAACAAGCAAACTGAAATTTGGTTTTGTCCCCCCGCCCcccgcacacatacacacagagctgGCTGTGCCCAAGgcttctatttttattcatttatttatttatttatttatttatttatttatttatttatttttggtttttgggccacacccggtaacgctcagggtttactcctggctatgcgctcagaaatcgctcctggttagggggaccacatgggacaccggggggtcgaaccgcggtccgtcctaggctagcgcaggcaaggcaggcaccttacctctagcgccaccacgccggccctgCTCAAGgcttcttactcctggctctgccctcaaggctcattcctgacagggctggtaccggggatcgaacccgaatCCTCTCTACAATTCTCTGATCCTGCCTTTCCCATTCTAATGTCttagagaggaaaaaaagtcctctctccaccctccgTGGTGGCCGGCCACCCAAGGCGAGGAGGAACCGGCCAGGGTGTGGGCGAGGCCACGTTGGCGTTGGGGGCGGAGCCCGAGGGCCGGGGCGGGGCGTCCGGGGGTCAGCGGCATCCCAGGGGCAGCTGTCAAGCATCCCTCCCTCTGCCTGCGGCTCCGGAGCTGGAGCTGCGCTTTGTTGGGGTCCCTTCCTCCGAGACTCCGGGTTCTCGCTCCCGCCCCACCTCTCCTTTTCCCAACGCTCAGGCCCAGGCCTCTcgccctttctctctcccctgcccAGTGCCTCGCCAAGCCCGGCACCTCCCTCCTGCGTGCCCCCCGCGGTCGCTTCGAGGCTGCCCGGGCCCCCCGCCCTCGGCGCGGGGGATGTGCCCCGCCGCCCCGCGCCCATGGTCCTGACGCTGCTGGTCTCCGCCTACAAGCTGTGCCGCTTCTTCGCGATGTCCAGCAACTCCGGGCCGAGCGCGGACCGGCTGGCCGTGCCAGGGACGGAGGGCGGCGGCGGTGCGGGCCCGTGGTGGGCGGGAGGGGGCCGCGGACCCCGGGAGGTGTCGCCCGGGGTGGGCACGGAGGTGCGGGACGCCCTGGAACGCTCCCTGCCCGAGCTGCAGCTGGCGCTCCTGGCGCTGAAGCAGGCGTGCGGCGTGCAGGCCGTGGGCCTCGGACTGACCGAGGTTTTCCAGCTGGTGGAAGAGGCCTGGCTGCTCCCGGGCGTGGGCCGCGAGGTGGCCCAGCGTCTCTGCGATGCCATCCGCCTGGACGGGGGGCTCGATCTGCTGCTGCGGCTCTTGCAGGCGCCCGAGCTGGAGACGCGCGTGCAGGCCGCACGCCTGCTGGAGCAGATCCTGGTAGCGGAGAACCGGTGAGGGTGCCCAGGAGCGGAGCGGGAGGTGGCCGAGGGATGTGGGGGCAAGGGTGTGCGGAGGGGTCCCCTCCTTGAGCCTTCCTTGTACTTGGCACTGTGTTGTCCCTGTCCCGCCCCACCAAAACCCCATGCACTGCACTCCTGTTAGGGATCAGGAGTGCCCACTATACAaacggggaaactgaggcttggaAAGTTGAGTGACTTACCCAGTGTCTCGGagcggggtgtttgccttgcacgcggcctacCCGGgacggatccaggttcaattccttacATCCTatctgatccccagagcctgccaagagcaatttctgagctcagagccaagagtaaccctgagcgccgctgggtgtggccccaaacaccccaaaaataaacaaggatTCACTAATGGGGTGAAGAATAAAACAAGAGAGGAGGAATTAAATAGTAGACAGAACAGAAATGGGATCCTGATGCCAATATTTCACTAAGTTTCCATGTGACTTTCTCTTTGCTGTTCTTTTTTCTCACAccgagagagaaaagaaatcagaaaacagggaagggaccagaaagatagtacaatgggaaaggCGCTTGTCTTATatttggtcaacccaggtttgatccctagcaccctatatgggcccctgtgcccaccaggagtgatccctgagcacagaatcaggaataagctctgagcagtcaggtgtgaccccaaacaccaaaactGTACAGAAAATGGGAGGAAACTTGGGGAGATATTTCAAAGAGGTGAGCTCATGTCTTATATGCACAATGACTGAAGTTTGTTCTGCACTTGAATTCAACCCCCACCACTGCATCCCTCCCAACTTCTGGAATAGCCCTGGTGGCCCCCCTACTAAGCATAAGCACTGCTTTCTGAAGGAAAgtaattttattgaagaaaacttgtttagatgtgagaggagagaaaggggaggaatATGTGTTAAAGAGAGAACTCAGGCTTCTTCTTCTGAGTAGAAATAGGCaagcaaagagacatagagacaaaCAAGCGAGACATGGGAGAACATCAGATAGAACAAACTCAAGTTCTGTAAGTATGAGGCTCATCACTGCTGGGCCAAATAACCTCCAGAATTGTCCTTGACTTCCACTACTGAGGAAgttcccccttaaaaaaaaaaaaagataaagaaaatgggGCGGGGAGAGAACTCCCTTTAATTTCAGGGCTGAAATTAATGCTAACCTAAACTACTGGCCCTTTTCATGCCATCTCCATTTCACAActccttcctccttcattttGGTTCTTCTAGCAGGCCAGGAATGATCTCATTCTGCAGCTTCTATCAGGAAACAAAAGATTTCTGCCTGGGtgaatgagtggctaaagaggaAAGTAAGGTGCAAAactagaaaacaacaaaattatatgTTCTGTACCCTTCCTTACATAGTATAAAGATGTTTTAAATAAGGTCTAAATCAGGCTGATTGCCACCTTCTTGCCTGCGTCTTTGGATCTTCCCAGGAATACAAAgattctgttcttttgtttgtttgtttgtttgtttttatttttggaccacacctgtttgacgctcaggggttactcctggctatgcactcagaaattgctcctggcttgaggggaccatatgggatgccgggggatcgaaccacggtctgtcctacgctagtgcttgcaaggcagacaccttacctctagcgccaccttcccggccctggattctgttcttattttctcttccctgtttatgtttatttttttaagtttcattggagtcagtttGCTGTTATTCCAAG
This genomic interval carries:
- the VTN gene encoding vitronectin — translated: MATTRALLVLALLAGVVLADQDSCKGRCIEGFNKDRKCQCDELCSYYQSCCADYIAECKPQVTRGDVFTLPEDEYSTYDYETSDNISSTHTQPESDRLSPTSQSQPERITGEPTLNPEEEAFEPSQVTSGPEEAGHGLGTTQDTVRPLTEEELCSGKPFDAFTELKNGSIFAFRGKYCYELDETTVRPGYPKLIRDVWGIEGPIDAAFTRVNCQGKTYLFKGSEYWRFEDGVLDPDYPRDISEGFSGIPDDVDAALALPAHSYTGQEKAYFFKGKQYWEYEFQQQPTQEDCEDSSQSAVFTYFAQMQRDRWDTIFERLFWGHSPGGAGEPMLISEGWRGLPEQVDAAMAGRIYISGLTPRSLPKKPKWKKKRNRKRYRSHRSRNQKGQRKSRSILSRFWLSWPSSEESDLETFNYGDYGDYSSIDWLVSTSCEPIQSIYFFSGDKYYRANLRTKQVDTVTPPYPRSIDQFWLDCPAPGHQ